Within Desulfobacter sp., the genomic segment AAAATCCTATCACCAGGTCCCCCCCATCAACCGGGCCCTGGCACGGAAAATCATCCAGAACAATTTCGGCCGGCCCCCGGAAGCCCTGTTTGATTCCTTTGATTCAACCGCCTTTGCAGCGGCCAGCCTGGGCCAGGTGCACAGCGCCCGGGCCGCCGGTGAAGGCAGCGCCCTGGCCGTAAAAATCCAGTACCCGGGGATCCGGGATACCATTTCCAATGACATCCGGATGCTGAAAACCCTGGTCTACCCCATGACGGAATATGAAATCCTGAAAACCGCCCTGGATGAGATCGAAACCGTATTGGTACGGGAAACCGATTATACACAGGAGGCGGAACACCTGGAATTTTTCAGGCAGCACCTGGACATTCCGGGGGTGCGTATCCCCAAAGTCTACCCGTCCCTTTCCACCGACCAGGTGCTGACCATGTCACGGCTTCAGGGACGGGTTCTCAGCGACTGGCTGGAAACCGGCCCTGACAGGGAGAGCAAAACCCGGGTGGGCCAGACCCTCAACAATATCTTTGTCAAAGGATTTTACGAGTTGAACCTCATCCATGCCGATCCCAATCCGGGGAATTTCCTGATCACGGACGACCTTGCGATCGGGCTGCTGGATTTCGGGTGTGTCCGGGCCTTTGAACCGCGGTTCATCCGCCTGTACAAAAAACTGGTGCGCATGGCCGGCCACAAGGACTTGGAAACCTTCCGCAGCCTGCTCATGGAGCTGAATTTCATCTCTCCGGATCTGGACCGGGCCATCCAGGATGAAATGGCCGGCCTCTTCCGGGACATGGCCGGCTGGTACGGCCGGTTGTTCATGGAAGAAACCTTTGATTTCGGGGCCCACCCGGACTTCATGGAAAAGGGGAAGAAACTGGGCCTGCGCATGCACCATTTTTCCAAGCACATCCACCGGATCAACCCTGAATTCATCTTCCTGGACCGGACCCGCTACGGACTGATCCGGCTGTTCGAAAAAATGGGGGTCTGCCTGAAAATGCAGAACCCCCATGAATTCTGCGCTTAATCCGATGCCGCAGCCTTCCCGGCTGATGCGCCTTGGCGGTGCCCCGTCTATTGTGGGGCCGGTGCACCTGCCCTGAGCAGATCCCCCAGCCCCGAGGCCCGGTGGGTCCGCTGGGCCACGGCCCGGGAGAGGATCTCAGGATTTGGCCCGGCCAGGGTGAAAAAGGAGCGGGCCCGGGTAATGCCGGTATAGACCAGCTCCCGTGTCATCACCGGGCCCATGCTGCCGGGCAGCACCAGGGCGGTATGGTCAAACTCCGAGCCCTGGGACTTGTGCACGGTCATGGCAAATACCGTTTCCACCGCTTCAAGCCGGGAGGGAAGCACAAGTTTTGGTTCGCTGCCGGCCGTGGGAAAGACCACCCGCAGCACC encodes:
- a CDS encoding AarF/ABC1/UbiB kinase family protein; protein product: MNSDIPRGKLSRTLSSGRIAAKMGKNQVKYWLKKPFLNGTDTDRAKQDLAADNARTLFDGLAMLRGTALKAAQMLSLETEFFPKEFQKELEKSYHQVPPINRALARKIIQNNFGRPPEALFDSFDSTAFAAASLGQVHSARAAGEGSALAVKIQYPGIRDTISNDIRMLKTLVYPMTEYEILKTALDEIETVLVRETDYTQEAEHLEFFRQHLDIPGVRIPKVYPSLSTDQVLTMSRLQGRVLSDWLETGPDRESKTRVGQTLNNIFVKGFYELNLIHADPNPGNFLITDDLAIGLLDFGCVRAFEPRFIRLYKKLVRMAGHKDLETFRSLLMELNFISPDLDRAIQDEMAGLFRDMAGWYGRLFMEETFDFGAHPDFMEKGKKLGLRMHHFSKHIHRINPEFIFLDRTRYGLIRLFEKMGVCLKMQNPHEFCA